The Pseudomonas sp. FP2309 genome has a window encoding:
- a CDS encoding sensor histidine kinase, with the protein MKCDPNQFRAAPPSLAVKPRLIRQLFLPPLIIALMIGLGYIGFWISEYYGIRTLSDNGERQLELHARTVESEISKYTYLPSLLELESSVSQLLAEPDQGVRQTVNDYLEGLNRRSRSRAIYVMDTTGRVLATSNWRDADSYQGEDLSFRAYFQNAVRGRPGRFYGIGSTNGEPGYYLAHGLEEHGKIIGVAVVKVRLEALEERWQRARLEAFVSDENGIIILSSDPARRLKAVRPLSDETKERLAHSLQYYWATLNELEPLARERLNERSEKLTFPANSEVVNDEHEVSYLAQTRPLNDTPWNFTLLTPLNDLRRAAINQGILVAVAFGLVAFLLIAWNERRKVIATRLAAREALQEANSQLERRITERTADLRASNERLKGQIRERRQAEETLRRAQDELVQAGKLAAIGQMSTSIAHELNQPLAALRTLSGNTVRFLERGALDTASANLKTINELIDRMGRITASLRSFARRGDDQGEASLVKAVDAAFQVLGARLDSLPLTLHRNFTPAQLQIDQTRLEQILVNLIGNALDAMQAQPAPELWLEGSSNEGKYRLCVRDNGHGIDPEARKHLFEPFFTTKPGEQGLGLGLTLSASLAAATGGNLAVEHPASGGTAFVLSLPLAGAHLAEST; encoded by the coding sequence ATGAAATGCGACCCCAACCAATTTCGCGCCGCACCGCCATCACTTGCCGTGAAACCTCGTCTGATTCGCCAACTGTTCCTGCCGCCGTTGATCATCGCCCTGATGATCGGCCTGGGTTATATCGGCTTCTGGATCAGCGAGTACTACGGCATCCGCACCCTCAGCGACAATGGCGAACGCCAGCTGGAGCTGCATGCCCGCACCGTCGAAAGTGAAATCAGCAAATACACCTACCTGCCCAGCCTGCTGGAGCTGGAGTCCAGCGTCTCGCAGTTGCTGGCCGAGCCGGACCAGGGCGTGCGGCAAACCGTCAACGATTACCTCGAAGGCCTGAACCGACGCAGTCGCAGCCGGGCCATCTACGTGATGGACACCACCGGTCGCGTACTGGCCACCAGTAACTGGCGCGATGCCGACAGTTACCAAGGTGAAGACCTGTCCTTTCGCGCCTATTTCCAGAACGCCGTGCGCGGCCGTCCCGGGCGCTTCTACGGCATCGGCAGTACCAACGGCGAGCCTGGCTACTACCTGGCCCACGGCCTGGAAGAGCACGGCAAGATCATCGGCGTGGCCGTGGTCAAAGTGCGCCTCGAAGCCCTGGAAGAACGCTGGCAACGTGCGCGTCTCGAAGCCTTTGTAAGCGACGAGAACGGCATCATCATCCTCTCCAGCGACCCGGCGCGCCGTCTCAAGGCGGTGCGACCGCTGAGCGATGAGACCAAAGAACGTCTGGCCCACAGCCTGCAATATTACTGGGCCACATTGAACGAGCTGGAACCCCTGGCCCGCGAGCGCCTGAACGAACGCAGCGAAAAACTGACCTTCCCGGCCAACAGCGAAGTGGTCAACGACGAGCACGAAGTCAGTTACCTGGCGCAAACCCGCCCGCTCAACGACACACCGTGGAATTTTACCCTGCTCACCCCGCTCAACGACCTGCGCCGCGCCGCCATCAACCAAGGCATCCTGGTGGCGGTAGCCTTTGGCTTGGTGGCCTTCTTGCTGATTGCCTGGAACGAGCGACGCAAGGTCATCGCCACCCGCCTCGCCGCGCGGGAAGCCTTGCAGGAAGCCAACAGCCAGCTGGAGCGACGCATCACCGAACGCACCGCCGACCTGCGCGCCAGCAACGAACGGCTCAAGGGCCAGATCCGCGAACGCCGCCAGGCCGAAGAAACCCTGCGCCGTGCCCAGGACGAACTGGTACAGGCCGGTAAACTTGCGGCCATTGGTCAGATGTCCACCAGCATCGCCCATGAACTGAACCAACCGCTGGCCGCGCTGCGCACCTTGTCCGGCAATACCGTGCGCTTCCTCGAGCGCGGTGCGCTGGACACCGCCAGCGCCAACCTCAAGACCATCAACGAACTGATCGACCGCATGGGCCGCATCACCGCCAGCCTGCGCTCCTTCGCCCGGCGCGGCGATGATCAGGGCGAAGCCAGCCTCGTCAAGGCCGTGGACGCCGCGTTCCAGGTGCTCGGCGCGCGCCTGGACAGCCTGCCGCTGACCCTGCATCGCAACTTCACACCGGCCCAATTGCAGATCGACCAGACACGCCTGGAGCAGATCCTGGTCAACCTGATCGGCAACGCCCTCGACGCCATGCAGGCGCAACCGGCCCCCGAACTCTGGCTGGAAGGCAGCAGCAACGAAGGCAAATATCGCCTGTGCGTACGCGACAATGGCCACGGCATCGACCCCGAGGCGCGCAAGCATTTGTTCGAACCGTTCTTCACCACCAAACCCGGTGAGCAAGGCCTGGGCCTTGGCCTCACCCTGTCCGCCAGCCTCGCGGCCGCCACCGGCGGCAATCTGGCCGTGGAACACCCGGCCAGTGGTGGTACCGCCTTTGTCCTGAGCCTGCCGTTGGCGGGCGCTCATTTAGCTGAGTCGACATGA
- a CDS encoding sigma-54 dependent transcriptional regulator, which translates to MLGCQQALALEDIHSVGVGSAEEALKRIGENFAGIVISDIRLPGIDGLELLTRLKALDKSLPVVLITGHGDISMAVGAMRNGAYDFMEKPFSPERLVEVARRALEQRGLAREVWSLRRQLAERDSLEGRIIGRSPAMQNLRELIANVADTSANVLIEGETGTGKELVARCLHDFSRRHAHQFVALNCGGLPENLFESEIFGHEANAFTGAGKRRIGKIEHAHEGTLFLDEVESMPINLQIKLLRVLQERTLERLGSNQSVAVDCRVIAATKSDLDELSRASQFRSDLYYRLNVVTLELPPLRERREDILQLFEHFLQQSSLRFDRTVPELDNQTLSSLMSHDWPGNVRELRNVAERFALGLPAFKKSGASSGSHGLAFTEAVEAFERNLLSDALQRSGGNLTQASQELGMAKTTLFDKVKKYGLGH; encoded by the coding sequence CTGCTCGGCTGCCAGCAAGCCCTGGCCCTGGAAGACATCCACAGCGTGGGCGTGGGCAGTGCCGAAGAGGCGCTCAAGCGCATCGGCGAGAACTTCGCCGGCATTGTGATCAGCGATATTCGCCTGCCGGGCATCGACGGCCTGGAGCTGCTCACCCGCCTCAAGGCCCTGGATAAAAGCCTGCCGGTGGTGCTGATCACCGGGCATGGCGATATCTCCATGGCCGTCGGCGCGATGCGCAATGGCGCTTACGATTTCATGGAAAAACCCTTCTCCCCGGAACGCCTGGTGGAGGTCGCCCGGCGCGCCCTCGAACAACGCGGGCTGGCGCGGGAAGTCTGGTCGCTGCGCCGCCAGTTGGCCGAGCGTGACTCCCTGGAAGGCCGCATCATCGGTCGCTCGCCGGCCATGCAGAACCTGCGCGAACTGATCGCCAACGTCGCCGACACCTCGGCCAACGTGCTGATCGAAGGTGAAACCGGCACCGGCAAGGAACTGGTCGCCCGCTGCCTGCATGATTTCAGTCGGCGCCACGCGCACCAGTTCGTCGCCCTCAACTGCGGTGGCCTGCCGGAGAACCTGTTCGAAAGCGAGATTTTCGGCCACGAAGCCAACGCCTTCACCGGCGCGGGCAAGCGGCGCATCGGCAAGATCGAACACGCCCACGAAGGCACGCTGTTCCTCGATGAAGTGGAAAGCATGCCGATCAACCTGCAGATCAAATTGCTGCGGGTGTTGCAGGAACGCACATTGGAACGCCTGGGCTCGAACCAAAGCGTGGCCGTGGACTGCCGAGTGATCGCCGCCACCAAATCGGACCTCGACGAACTGAGCCGCGCCAGCCAGTTCCGCAGCGACCTGTATTACCGCCTCAATGTGGTCACCCTGGAACTGCCGCCCCTGCGCGAGCGCCGTGAAGACATTCTGCAGCTGTTCGAACACTTCCTGCAGCAGTCATCCCTGCGTTTTGACCGAACCGTGCCGGAGCTGGACAACCAGACCCTGTCCAGCCTGATGAGCCACGACTGGCCCGGCAACGTGCGCGAACTGCGCAACGTCGCCGAGCGTTTCGCCCTGGGCCTGCCCGCCTTCAAGAAAAGCGGCGCCAGCAGCGGCAGCCACGGCCTGGCCTTTACCGAAGCGGTGGAAGCCTTTGAACGCAACCTGCTCAGCGACGCCCTGCAACGCAGCGGCGGCAACCTGACCCAGGCCAGCCAGGAACTGGGCATGGCCAAGACCACCCTGTTCGACAAGGTCAAGAAATACGGGTTGGGCCACTGA
- a CDS encoding sigma-54 dependent transcriptional regulator, with protein MTHNILVVDDEPKLCDLLASALGQNGVQVFIAGNGLHALKVLEQEDIDLVISDWRMPGMDGPALLAEIKVRYPHVPVIVMTAYSTVKNAVQSMRNGAYDYIAKPFDIDELDITVAKALQFRDIMRDNARLRAELDAHAQFDSLVGDSPAFRKVLQAVDSVRDSSATILLTGESGTGKEMVARAIHKHGSRADQPFVAVNCAAIPEGLLESEMFGHRKGAFTGAVADRVGRFMQADKGTLFLDEVGDMPLALQAKILRALQERVIEPVGDPRERKVDVRVIAATNKNLLDAVANKEFREDLYYRLNVFPIPLPALRERVEDIAPLARHFAHTLSATAGKRITGFSPEALQAMAAYHWPGNIRELQNCVERATIVAASPVIEDIDLPGYLFASKPSGEGGAAAILSEGPGIPQDLDAALAEVEKAYILAALQESNGVQAAAAAKIGISERSFWYRLKKLGIQVDKIVR; from the coding sequence ATGACGCATAACATTCTGGTGGTCGACGACGAACCCAAGCTGTGTGACCTGCTGGCATCGGCCCTGGGCCAGAACGGCGTCCAGGTGTTCATTGCCGGCAACGGCCTGCACGCGCTCAAGGTGCTGGAGCAGGAAGACATCGATCTGGTGATCAGCGACTGGCGCATGCCGGGCATGGACGGGCCGGCGCTGCTGGCCGAGATCAAGGTGCGTTACCCGCATGTGCCGGTCATTGTGATGACCGCCTACAGCACCGTTAAAAATGCCGTGCAGTCGATGCGCAACGGCGCCTACGACTACATCGCCAAACCGTTCGACATTGACGAGCTGGACATCACCGTGGCCAAGGCCCTGCAGTTTCGCGACATCATGCGCGACAACGCACGCTTGCGCGCCGAGTTGGACGCCCATGCGCAGTTCGACAGCCTGGTGGGTGACAGTCCGGCGTTTCGCAAGGTGCTGCAAGCGGTGGACTCGGTGCGTGACAGCAGCGCCACCATCCTGCTGACCGGTGAAAGCGGCACCGGCAAGGAAATGGTCGCCCGCGCGATTCACAAGCACGGCAGCCGTGCCGACCAACCCTTCGTGGCGGTCAACTGCGCGGCGATCCCCGAAGGCCTGCTGGAAAGCGAGATGTTCGGCCATCGTAAAGGTGCGTTTACCGGCGCCGTGGCCGACCGGGTCGGACGCTTTATGCAAGCGGACAAGGGCACGTTGTTTCTCGACGAAGTGGGCGACATGCCCCTGGCCCTGCAAGCCAAAATCCTGCGCGCTTTGCAGGAGCGCGTGATCGAGCCGGTGGGCGACCCTCGCGAGCGCAAGGTGGACGTGCGGGTGATTGCGGCCACCAACAAAAACCTGTTGGACGCGGTGGCCAACAAGGAATTTCGCGAAGACCTGTATTACCGCCTCAACGTGTTTCCGATCCCGCTGCCGGCCTTGCGCGAGCGCGTGGAAGACATCGCGCCGCTGGCACGCCACTTCGCCCACACCCTCAGCGCCACCGCCGGCAAGCGCATCACCGGCTTCAGCCCCGAGGCTTTGCAGGCGATGGCGGCCTACCACTGGCCGGGCAATATCCGCGAGCTGCAAAACTGTGTGGAGCGCGCGACCATCGTCGCGGCGTCACCGGTGATCGAAGACATCGATTTGCCGGGTTACCTGTTTGCGTCCAAACCGAGCGGAGAGGGCGGGGCGGCGGCGATCCTGAGCGAGGGGCCGGGGATTCCACAGGACCTGGATGCGGCGCTGGCGGAGGTGGAGAAGGCTTATATTCTGGCAGCGCTGCAGGAGAGCAATGGGGTGCAGGCAGCGGCCGCGGCGAAGATCGGGATCTCGGAGCGCAGCTTTTGGTATCGCTTGAAGAAGCTGGGGATTCAGGTGGACAAGATCGTCCGCTGA
- a CDS encoding MtnX-like HAD-IB family phosphatase — translation MIDWHIVCDFDGTITPTDVIDNVLQRFAAPEWETIEQQWLDGHIGSRECLSRQLSLIKATPAELLAYFDSVEIDPDFPDFVDHVIGLGASLEVVSDGIEQGIARILSRNYVSLLPILANRLRQVDQNSWRIDFPYSSDACRAASGNCKCKSTPRNKRVLVIGDGKSDMCVASTADFVFAKGSLAEYCVAHSIPHARFDSFAQLPALLAQLPHSIAANATSFTTADLSIENQELFHHV, via the coding sequence ATGATTGACTGGCATATCGTGTGCGACTTCGACGGGACCATCACCCCCACCGACGTCATCGACAACGTCCTCCAACGCTTCGCCGCGCCGGAGTGGGAAACCATCGAACAGCAATGGTTGGATGGGCACATCGGTTCCCGCGAATGCCTGAGCCGCCAGCTGTCGCTGATCAAGGCTACGCCCGCCGAGCTGCTGGCGTACTTCGACAGTGTTGAGATCGACCCGGACTTCCCGGACTTCGTCGATCATGTGATCGGCCTGGGCGCCTCCCTCGAGGTCGTCAGCGACGGCATCGAGCAAGGCATCGCGCGGATTCTGTCGCGCAACTACGTGAGCCTGTTGCCGATCCTCGCCAACCGCCTGCGTCAGGTTGACCAGAACAGCTGGCGCATCGACTTCCCTTATTCAAGCGATGCCTGCCGCGCTGCGTCGGGCAACTGCAAGTGCAAATCCACCCCGCGCAACAAGCGCGTGTTGGTGATCGGTGACGGCAAGTCCGACATGTGCGTGGCCTCAACCGCCGACTTTGTATTCGCCAAGGGCAGCCTCGCCGAGTACTGCGTCGCCCACAGCATTCCCCATGCGCGTTTCGACAGCTTTGCCCAATTGCCGGCGTTGCTCGCGCAACTGCCGCACAGCATTGCTGCCAACGCCACCTCCTTTACGACTGCTGACCTCTCTATTGAAAATCAGGAACTCTTCCATCATGTCTGA
- a CDS encoding HAMP domain-containing sensor histidine kinase — MITKTRQKARPFAISRWSVQRKLVLAFWLVSVIPTMIAAELAATTLSQIFDSNVRIWLQESTKIVKDEIGDILHDNARMAKLFLRYTSPPSSKQAAKHDRLTADIADATDIDVVALIRVSDHKTVFSTASDDIVKQISLTSNAVLQTVQVAGVSTGIVVSTFDTTQDGVDYQLLVATYLDSSFLTSVADVHSLDLRLYLANPDGFSEIFSTQRFEDHPSRIPKNVETAMRATRQPSEQFTNNYSGLYWPIFSDAGDLQGVIFSGLLRHTSLVGLVNQSNLFVLIFLLSSALSLAAGVLVSRRLTRPLRDLSQGVGAVISGNYTHRVAVSGGDELAQLSSTFNHMTERLGELHHLEAQLRRRDRLHALGEVAMGLAHEIRNPLGIIKTATQLLHRRADLPDSDKRHLEYVISEVSRINELITEFLDFAKPNPPLRVLQAARPLVEEILGFCAPELASHNIDAQLDDQSPGATIYADAKQLKQACLNLILNAIDAMPDGGRLTLAIRTVDANTVISIADTGQGIAAEMVERIFTPFVTTKASGTGLGLAKVYSIMESHDGSIECASEKDAGATFSLYIPAIGEDDEDTHDA, encoded by the coding sequence ATGATCACCAAGACCCGCCAGAAAGCCCGCCCCTTCGCCATTTCACGCTGGAGCGTCCAGCGCAAGCTGGTGCTGGCGTTCTGGTTGGTCAGTGTCATTCCCACCATGATCGCCGCGGAGCTGGCGGCCACCACGCTGTCGCAGATTTTCGACAGCAACGTACGCATCTGGCTGCAGGAGTCGACCAAGATCGTCAAGGACGAGATTGGCGACATCCTTCATGACAACGCGCGCATGGCCAAACTGTTCCTGCGCTACACCAGCCCGCCTTCCAGCAAACAAGCGGCCAAGCACGACCGGTTGACGGCGGATATCGCCGATGCCACGGATATCGACGTGGTCGCACTGATCCGCGTCAGCGACCACAAAACCGTGTTCAGCACCGCCTCCGACGACATCGTCAAACAGATCAGCCTGACCAGCAATGCGGTGTTGCAGACCGTGCAAGTGGCGGGGGTGAGCACCGGTATTGTGGTCTCCACTTTTGACACCACCCAGGACGGCGTCGACTACCAGTTGTTGGTGGCCACCTACCTGGACAGCAGCTTCCTCACCAGCGTGGCCGATGTGCATTCCCTCGACCTGCGCCTGTACCTGGCCAACCCGGACGGCTTCTCGGAAATCTTTTCGACTCAACGTTTCGAGGACCACCCGTCGCGCATTCCCAAGAATGTCGAGACTGCCATGCGCGCCACCCGCCAGCCCAGCGAGCAGTTCACCAATAACTACAGCGGCTTGTACTGGCCGATCTTCAGTGATGCCGGTGACCTGCAAGGCGTGATTTTCAGCGGCCTGTTGCGCCACACCAGCCTGGTGGGGCTGGTCAACCAGAGCAATCTGTTCGTGCTGATCTTTTTGCTCAGCTCGGCGCTGTCATTGGCGGCGGGGGTATTGGTGTCACGTCGCCTGACCCGGCCGTTGCGGGATTTGTCCCAGGGCGTGGGCGCGGTGATTTCCGGCAACTACACCCACCGCGTGGCGGTCAGCGGTGGCGACGAACTGGCGCAATTGAGCAGCACCTTCAACCACATGACCGAGCGCCTGGGGGAGTTGCATCACCTGGAGGCCCAGTTGCGCCGCCGTGACCGCCTGCACGCACTGGGAGAAGTGGCCATGGGCCTGGCCCACGAGATCCGCAACCCTCTGGGTATTATTAAAACCGCCACTCAGTTGCTGCACCGCCGCGCCGACTTGCCGGACAGCGACAAACGCCACCTGGAATACGTGATCAGCGAAGTCAGCCGCATCAACGAATTGATCACCGAGTTTCTCGACTTCGCCAAACCCAACCCGCCGCTGCGCGTTTTGCAGGCGGCGCGCCCGCTGGTGGAGGAGATCCTCGGTTTTTGTGCGCCGGAACTGGCGAGCCATAACATTGATGCGCAGCTCGATGACCAGTCCCCTGGCGCGACGATCTATGCCGATGCCAAACAACTCAAGCAGGCCTGCCTCAACCTGATTCTCAACGCCATCGACGCGATGCCCGACGGCGGACGCCTGACCCTGGCGATTCGCACGGTCGATGCCAACACCGTGATCAGCATCGCCGACACCGGCCAGGGCATCGCCGCCGAGATGGTCGAGCGCATCTTCACGCCCTTTGTCACCACCAAGGCCTCGGGTACGGGGTTGGGGCTGGCTAAAGTCTATTCGATCATGGAAAGTCACGACGGCAGCATCGAATGTGCCAGCGAGAAGGATGCAGGCGCCACCTTCAGCCTGTACATTCCGGCGATTGGCGAAGACGACGAGGACACGCATGACGCATAA
- a CDS encoding aspartate aminotransferase family protein, whose product MSDIRIATAEDQILLDKEAKYCSYGDTVHYIEPPRIFSRCEGSYVWDTEDQAYLDLQMWYSAVNFGYANPRLNNALKQQIDTLPQIASQYLHKGKIELSEMIAVDAKNKFGLDGRVHFNVGGSQSIEDSLKVVRNATNGKSLMFAFEGGYHGRTLGASSITSSYRYRRRYGHFGERAQFIPFPYHFRGPKGMTKEEYGSHCVQQFARLFETEYNGVWDPKVGQSEYAAFYVEPIQGTGGYVIPPMNFYRELKHVLDQHGILMVSDEIQMGFYRTGKLWSIEHFDVQPDVIVFGKALTNGLNPLGGIWAREELINPKIFPPGSTHSTFASNPLGTAVGLEMFKMTNEVDYGAMVMAKGKYFLEGLQDLQKRFPIIGDVDGLGLALRCEICGPDGFTPDKATLDYMVEEGMKGDMLVDGRKLGLILDVGGYYKNVITLAPSLEISYPEIELGLKLLEQLLVRATTR is encoded by the coding sequence ATGTCTGATATCCGCATCGCTACTGCCGAAGACCAGATCCTTCTGGATAAAGAAGCCAAATATTGCTCCTACGGCGACACCGTCCACTACATCGAGCCGCCGCGTATTTTCAGCCGTTGCGAAGGCTCCTATGTGTGGGACACCGAAGACCAGGCCTACCTCGACCTGCAAATGTGGTACTCGGCCGTCAACTTCGGCTACGCCAACCCGCGCCTGAACAACGCGCTGAAACAGCAGATCGACACCCTGCCGCAAATCGCCAGCCAGTACCTGCACAAGGGCAAGATCGAGCTGTCGGAAATGATCGCGGTGGACGCCAAGAACAAATTCGGCCTCGACGGCCGCGTGCACTTCAACGTCGGCGGCTCGCAATCCATCGAGGACTCACTGAAAGTGGTGCGCAACGCCACCAACGGCAAGAGCCTGATGTTCGCCTTCGAAGGCGGTTACCACGGGCGCACCCTCGGCGCGTCGTCGATCACGTCCAGCTACCGCTACCGTCGTCGTTACGGCCACTTCGGCGAGCGCGCGCAGTTCATCCCGTTCCCGTATCACTTCCGTGGCCCCAAAGGCATGACGAAAGAGGAATACGGCAGCCACTGCGTGCAGCAATTCGCCCGCCTGTTCGAGACCGAATACAACGGCGTGTGGGACCCGAAAGTCGGTCAGAGCGAATACGCCGCGTTTTACGTAGAGCCGATCCAGGGCACGGGCGGTTATGTCATCCCGCCGATGAACTTTTATCGCGAGCTCAAGCATGTGCTCGATCAGCACGGCATCCTGATGGTGTCCGACGAAATCCAGATGGGCTTCTACCGCACCGGCAAGCTGTGGTCGATCGAACACTTCGATGTGCAGCCGGATGTGATCGTGTTCGGCAAGGCGCTGACCAACGGCCTCAACCCACTGGGCGGGATCTGGGCCCGTGAAGAGTTGATCAACCCGAAGATCTTCCCGCCAGGCTCCACCCACTCCACCTTCGCGTCCAACCCGTTGGGCACGGCGGTCGGCCTGGAAATGTTCAAGATGACCAACGAAGTCGACTACGGCGCGATGGTCATGGCCAAGGGCAAATACTTCCTGGAAGGCCTGCAGGACCTGCAAAAACGCTTCCCGATCATTGGCGACGTCGACGGCCTGGGCCTGGCGCTGCGCTGCGAAATCTGTGGCCCGGATGGCTTCACGCCGGACAAGGCGACCCTGGACTATATGGTCGAGGAAGGCATGAAGGGCGACATGCTGGTGGACGGGCGCAAACTCGGGCTGATCCTCGACGTGGGCGGCTACTACAAGAACGTGATCACCCTGGCGCCGTCCCTGGAAATCAGCTACCCGGAGATAGAATTGGGGCTCAAGCTGCTCGAGCAACTGCTGGTGCGAGCGACCACACGGTGA
- a CDS encoding GNAT family N-acetyltransferase, producing the protein MITTQAFPTIRAIQRSAWNDCFPGALEDWDYYVAVENAAMDDFQWRYLAVYEDGTLVAVAPAFITHYRLDTTVSGAGKRLTERLERLWPGVLQLGLYAIGSPVAERCDAGFAGHVPTSRRPLLLKHVLDVARHDADDFGIGLVAVKDAPSNDSHWLESCRAAGFQTMPSLPTGVLPLPYGSVDAYLGSLGKSTRKDLRRKLRAPGPRVEWRRNIDDVLPEVMRLYEATLSRAELQFERLPASYFTGVLERLEARAVCALYWVDEQLVAFNLMLVDEHRLVDKFFGHDVAFSRDYNLYFRSWLTNVDYCIEHNIALYECGQAGYASKLRLGCEFQGNNVFFRHRNRLVNGLLKLVKLFIRPDRSDPAMAAAISET; encoded by the coding sequence GTGATCACCACCCAAGCCTTCCCGACCATAAGGGCCATCCAGCGCAGTGCCTGGAACGACTGTTTTCCGGGGGCATTGGAGGACTGGGACTACTACGTCGCCGTGGAAAACGCCGCCATGGATGATTTTCAGTGGCGCTACCTCGCGGTTTACGAAGATGGAACGTTGGTGGCGGTCGCGCCGGCGTTCATCACCCATTACCGCCTCGACACTACGGTGTCCGGCGCGGGCAAGCGGTTGACCGAGCGCCTGGAGCGGCTGTGGCCTGGCGTCCTGCAATTGGGGCTGTATGCCATCGGCTCGCCGGTGGCCGAGCGCTGTGATGCCGGTTTTGCCGGTCACGTTCCCACGTCGCGCCGCCCGCTGTTGCTCAAGCACGTGCTGGACGTCGCGCGCCACGATGCCGATGACTTCGGTATCGGCCTGGTGGCGGTCAAGGACGCGCCGAGCAACGATTCCCACTGGCTGGAGAGTTGTCGCGCGGCCGGTTTCCAGACCATGCCGAGCCTGCCCACCGGTGTGCTGCCGTTGCCCTATGGCTCGGTGGACGCCTACCTCGGCTCCCTGGGCAAATCCACCCGCAAGGACCTGCGCCGCAAACTGCGTGCGCCGGGCCCACGGGTGGAATGGCGGCGCAATATCGATGACGTGCTGCCCGAGGTCATGCGCCTGTACGAGGCCACGCTGAGTCGCGCCGAGTTGCAGTTCGAACGCTTGCCCGCGAGCTATTTCACCGGTGTGCTCGAACGCCTTGAAGCACGGGCGGTGTGTGCGCTTTACTGGGTGGACGAGCAATTGGTGGCTTTCAACTTGATGCTGGTGGACGAACACCGGCTGGTGGACAAGTTTTTCGGGCATGACGTGGCGTTCAGTCGCGACTACAACCTGTATTTCCGCAGCTGGCTGACCAACGTCGATTACTGTATTGAGCACAACATTGCGCTGTACGAGTGCGGCCAGGCCGGGTATGCCAGTAAGCTGCGCCTGGGCTGCGAGTTCCAGGGCAACAATGTGTTTTTTCGCCACCGCAACCGGCTGGTCAACGGCCTGCTCAAGCTCGTAAAACTGTTTATTCGACCGGACCGTTCCGACCCTGCCATGGCTGCTGCGATAAGCGAAACCTGA
- a CDS encoding carboxylesterase codes for MNSAEIDLGEGDAGFVLGDGPVGILLIHGLTGTPTELRQVAKGLAKVGNCSVYVPTLAGHCGDNSDLQATGWRDWYEGVRKTFVQIKRRHGQVFVGGLSMGAVMSMYLASEHPGQVAGLLLYSTTLKYDGWSISKMAFITPLLIRIPFGVRLFRFTEKPPYGIKNERLRAIVERQMKEGESSEAGLLTMEGVTVRELHWMNAVVKKRMPQIKVPALVLHSIEDDITSRWNADYVERHLGGPVTKILLDNCYHMITVDLQYRRVIELSAEFISRQVSCSEQGCNEQGCGAEQACPALGCEAAPKPAIAV; via the coding sequence GTGAACAGCGCTGAGATCGACCTCGGTGAAGGTGATGCCGGCTTCGTTCTCGGTGACGGTCCGGTCGGGATCCTGTTGATCCACGGCCTGACCGGCACCCCGACTGAACTGCGCCAGGTCGCCAAAGGCCTGGCGAAGGTGGGCAATTGCTCGGTGTACGTGCCCACGCTGGCCGGGCATTGCGGCGACAACAGCGACCTGCAAGCCACTGGCTGGCGGGACTGGTACGAAGGCGTGCGCAAGACCTTCGTGCAGATCAAGCGGCGCCACGGGCAGGTGTTTGTCGGCGGGTTGTCCATGGGGGCGGTGATGTCGATGTACTTGGCGTCCGAGCATCCGGGGCAGGTCGCGGGGTTGTTGTTGTATTCGACCACCCTGAAGTACGACGGTTGGAGCATCAGCAAGATGGCGTTCATCACGCCGCTGCTGATCCGCATTCCGTTCGGCGTGCGCTTGTTCCGTTTCACCGAGAAGCCGCCCTACGGCATCAAGAATGAACGCCTGCGGGCCATCGTCGAGCGCCAGATGAAAGAGGGCGAGAGCAGCGAGGCCGGCTTGCTGACCATGGAAGGCGTCACCGTGCGCGAGTTGCACTGGATGAACGCGGTGGTCAAAAAGCGCATGCCGCAAATAAAGGTTCCGGCCCTGGTGCTGCACTCCATCGAGGACGACATCACCAGTCGTTGGAACGCCGACTACGTGGAACGCCACCTCGGCGGGCCGGTGACCAAGATCCTGTTGGACAACTGCTACCACATGATCACCGTCGACTTGCAATACCGACGGGTGATTGAACTGAGTGCCGAGTTCATCAGCCGGCAAGTGTCATGCAGTGAGCAGGGCTGTAATGAGCAGGGCTGTGGTGCTGAGCAGGCTTGTCCCGCGCTGGGCTGCGAAGCCGCCCCAAAACCTGCCATCGCGGTGTAG
- a CDS encoding GlpM family protein, which translates to MLKAALGAAVVLILAALAKTKNYYIAGLVPLFPTFALIAHYIVGKGRSVEDLKTTILFGMWSIIPYFVYLATLYVMVDRMRLEASLAIAAVAWLMAATLLVSIWVRIHT; encoded by the coding sequence TTGCTGAAGGCCGCCCTCGGCGCGGCGGTGGTGCTGATCCTGGCGGCGCTGGCCAAGACCAAAAACTACTACATCGCAGGCTTGGTGCCGCTGTTCCCCACCTTCGCACTGATCGCCCACTACATCGTCGGCAAGGGCCGCTCGGTAGAAGACTTGAAGACCACGATCCTGTTCGGGATGTGGTCGATCATTCCGTACTTTGTGTATTTGGCGACGTTGTATGTGATGGTGGACCGGATGCGGCTGGAGGCGTCTTTAGCGATCGCGGCGGTCGCTTGGCTGATGGCCGCAACGCTATTGGTGAGCATCTGGGTGCGCATCCACACCTGA